The following proteins are encoded in a genomic region of Vicugna pacos chromosome 16, VicPac4, whole genome shotgun sequence:
- the DERL2 gene encoding derlin-2 isoform X1 gives MAYQSLRLEYLQIPPVSRAYTTACVLTTAAVQLELITPFQLYFNPELIFKHFQIWRLITNFLFFGPVGFNFLFNMIFLYRYCRMLEEGSFRGRTADFVFMFLFGGFLMTLFGLFVSLVFLGQAFTIMLVYVWSRRNPYVRMNFFGLLNFQAPFLPWVLMGFSLLLGNSIIVDLLGIAVGHIYFFLEDVFPNQPGGIRILKTPSILKAIFDTPEEDPNYNPLPEERPGGFAWGEGQRLGG, from the exons ATGGCGTACCAGAGCCTCCGGTTGGAGTACCTCCAGATCCCACCGGTCAGCCGCGCCTACACCACCGCCTGCGTCCTCACCACCGCCGCTGTG CAGTTGGAATTGATCACACCTTTTCAGTTGTACTTCAATCCTGAATTAATCTTTAAACACTTTCAG atATGGAGGCTAATCAccaatttcttattttttggGCCAGTTggattcaattttttatttaacatgatTTTTCT ATATCGTTACTGTCGAATGCTAGAAGAAGGCTCTTTCCGAGGTCGGACAGCAGactttgtatttatgttcctttttggTGGATTCTTAATGACC ctttttggtttgtttgtgaGCTTAGTTTTCTTGGGCCAGGCCTTTACAATAATGCTTGTCTACGTGTGGAGCCGAAGGAACCCATATGTCCGCATGAACTTCTTCGGCCTTCTCAATTTCCAGGCCCCCTTTCTACCCTGGGTGCTCATGGGCTTTTCCTTGTTGTTGGGGAACTCAATCATTGTGGACCTCTTGG GTATTGCGGTTggacacatatattttttcttggaaGATGTATTTCCCAATCAGCCTGGTGGAATAAGAATTCTGAAAACACCATCTATTCT GAAGGCTATTTTTGATACACCAGAGGAAGATCCAAATTACAATCCACTCCCTGAAGAGCGGCCAGGAGGCTTCGCCTGGGGCGAGGGCCAGCGCCTCGGCGGTTAA
- the DERL2 gene encoding derlin-2 isoform X3: MAYQSLRLEYLQIPPVSRAYTTACVLTTAAVQLELITPFQLYFNPELIFKHFQVLRLDTYIFSWKMYFPISLVE, encoded by the exons ATGGCGTACCAGAGCCTCCGGTTGGAGTACCTCCAGATCCCACCGGTCAGCCGCGCCTACACCACCGCCTGCGTCCTCACCACCGCCGCTGTG CAGTTGGAATTGATCACACCTTTTCAGTTGTACTTCAATCCTGAATTAATCTTTAAACACTTTCAG GTATTGCGGTTggacacatatattttttcttggaaGATGTATTTCCCAATCAGCCTGGTGGAATAA
- the DERL2 gene encoding derlin-2 isoform X2 codes for MAYQSLRLEYLQIPPVSRAYTTACVLTTAAVLELITPFQLYFNPELIFKHFQIWRLITNFLFFGPVGFNFLFNMIFLYRYCRMLEEGSFRGRTADFVFMFLFGGFLMTLFGLFVSLVFLGQAFTIMLVYVWSRRNPYVRMNFFGLLNFQAPFLPWVLMGFSLLLGNSIIVDLLGIAVGHIYFFLEDVFPNQPGGIRILKTPSILKAIFDTPEEDPNYNPLPEERPGGFAWGEGQRLGG; via the exons ATGGCGTACCAGAGCCTCCGGTTGGAGTACCTCCAGATCCCACCGGTCAGCCGCGCCTACACCACCGCCTGCGTCCTCACCACCGCCGCTGTG TTGGAATTGATCACACCTTTTCAGTTGTACTTCAATCCTGAATTAATCTTTAAACACTTTCAG atATGGAGGCTAATCAccaatttcttattttttggGCCAGTTggattcaattttttatttaacatgatTTTTCT ATATCGTTACTGTCGAATGCTAGAAGAAGGCTCTTTCCGAGGTCGGACAGCAGactttgtatttatgttcctttttggTGGATTCTTAATGACC ctttttggtttgtttgtgaGCTTAGTTTTCTTGGGCCAGGCCTTTACAATAATGCTTGTCTACGTGTGGAGCCGAAGGAACCCATATGTCCGCATGAACTTCTTCGGCCTTCTCAATTTCCAGGCCCCCTTTCTACCCTGGGTGCTCATGGGCTTTTCCTTGTTGTTGGGGAACTCAATCATTGTGGACCTCTTGG GTATTGCGGTTggacacatatattttttcttggaaGATGTATTTCCCAATCAGCCTGGTGGAATAAGAATTCTGAAAACACCATCTATTCT GAAGGCTATTTTTGATACACCAGAGGAAGATCCAAATTACAATCCACTCCCTGAAGAGCGGCCAGGAGGCTTCGCCTGGGGCGAGGGCCAGCGCCTCGGCGGTTAA
- the MIS12 gene encoding protein MIS12 homolog → MSVDPMTYEAQFFGFTPQTCMLRIYIAFQDYLFEVMQAVEQVILKKLDGIPDCAISPVQIRKCTEKFLCFMKGRFDTLFGKMEQLFLQLILRIPPNVLLPEDKSQEMHPYSEEEFQLLQKEIEQLQEKYKTELCTKQALLAELEEQKIVQAKLKQTLSLFDELENVGRDQGTSDFRESLVFLVQNSRKLQNIRDNVEKESKRLKIS, encoded by the coding sequence ATGTCTGTTGATCCAATGACCTATGAGGCCCAGTTCTTTGGCTTCACACCACAAACTTGCATGCTCAGGATCTACATCGCCTTTCAGGACTACCTCTTTGAAGTGATGCAGGCGGTTGAACAGGTTATTCTGAAGAAGCTGGATGGCATCCCAGACTGTGCGATTAGCCCAGTCCAGATTCGTAAATGCACGGAAAagtttctttgcttcatgaaagGACGTTTTGATACCCTTTTTGGCAAAATGGAGCAGCTGTTTTTACAGTTGATTTTGCGTATTCCCCCAAATGTCTTGCTTCCAGAAGATAAATCTCAGGAGATGCATCCTTATAGTGAGGAAGAATTCCAGCTTCTCCAAAAGGAAATTGAACAGTTACAGGAGAAGTATAAGACTGAATTATGCACTAAGCAGGCCCTTCTTGCAGAATTAGAAGAGCAAAAAATTGTTCAGGCCAAACTCAAACAGACATTGTCTTTGTTTGATGAGCTTGAGAATGTTGGCAGAGACCAGGGGACTAGTGATTTTAGGGAGAGCTTGGTGTTCCTGGTCCAGAACTCCAGAAAACTACAGAATATTAGAGACAATgtggaaaaggaaagcaaaagactgaaaatatctTAA